One segment of Amycolatopsis alba DSM 44262 DNA contains the following:
- the prfA gene encoding peptide chain release factor 1: MDSSSLKGLLEEHAQLEEQLADPSVHADQARARKLGRRYAELSPVVKTVRELDTAREDLETAKELAAEDSSFAAEAEEISAKIPALEAKLTELLLPRDPYDGSDVVMEIKSGEGGEESALFAGDLLRMYLRYAERHGWKAEVLDSVDSDLGGFKDVTVSIKSRSADVDGVWARLKFEGGVHRVQRVPATESQGRIHTSASGVLIYPEPEDVEVEIDPNDLRIDVYRSSGPGGQSVNTTDSAVRITHLPTGVVVSCQNEKSQIQNRARALQVLQARLQAIAEEEAAAKASDARRSQVRTVDRSERVRTYNFAENRIADHRVNYKAYNLDQVLDGDLDGVLNALITADREERLAAHAG; this comes from the coding sequence GTGGATTCGAGTTCGCTCAAGGGTCTGCTCGAAGAGCACGCCCAGCTGGAAGAGCAGCTGGCCGACCCGTCCGTGCACGCTGACCAGGCGCGCGCGCGTAAGCTCGGCCGCCGTTACGCGGAGCTGAGCCCGGTCGTCAAGACGGTCCGCGAGCTCGACACCGCCCGCGAAGACCTCGAGACGGCGAAGGAACTGGCTGCCGAAGACTCGTCCTTCGCGGCCGAGGCCGAGGAAATCTCCGCCAAGATCCCCGCGCTCGAGGCCAAGCTCACCGAACTGCTCCTGCCTCGCGACCCGTACGACGGCTCCGACGTGGTCATGGAGATCAAATCGGGTGAAGGCGGCGAGGAGTCGGCGCTGTTCGCCGGCGATCTGCTGCGCATGTACCTGCGCTATGCCGAGCGTCACGGCTGGAAGGCCGAGGTGCTCGACTCCGTCGACTCGGACCTCGGCGGGTTCAAAGACGTCACCGTGTCCATCAAGAGCCGCTCGGCCGACGTCGACGGCGTCTGGGCGCGGCTGAAATTCGAGGGCGGGGTGCACCGCGTGCAGCGCGTGCCCGCCACCGAATCGCAGGGCCGCATCCACACCTCCGCCTCCGGCGTGCTCATCTACCCCGAACCCGAGGACGTCGAGGTCGAGATCGACCCGAACGACCTGCGGATCGACGTCTACCGCTCGTCCGGCCCCGGCGGCCAGAGCGTGAACACGACCGACTCGGCCGTGCGGATCACGCACCTCCCGACCGGTGTGGTCGTCTCGTGCCAGAACGAGAAGTCGCAGATCCAGAACCGCGCCCGCGCCCTGCAGGTGCTCCAGGCCCGCCTCCAGGCGATCGCCGAGGAGGAGGCCGCCGCGAAGGCGTCGGACGCCCGCCGCTCGCAGGTCCGGACCGTCGACCGGTCCGAGCGGGTCCGCACCTACAACTTCGCCGAGAACCGCATCGCCGACCACCGGGTGAACTACAAGGCCTACAACCTGGACCAGGTCCTCGACGGCGACCTCGACGGCGTGCTGAACGCGCTCATCACCGCGGACCGCGAGGAACGGCTCGCCGCCCACGCGGGCTGA
- the rpmE gene encoding 50S ribosomal protein L31 translates to MKSGIHPEYVVTHVNCDCGNEFTTRSTKTSGNLHVEICSNCHPFYTGKQKLMDTGGRVARFEARYGKRKKAEDAK, encoded by the coding sequence ATGAAAAGCGGTATTCACCCCGAGTACGTCGTCACGCACGTGAACTGTGACTGTGGCAACGAATTCACCACGCGCAGCACCAAGACCTCCGGCAACCTCCACGTCGAGATCTGCTCGAACTGCCACCCGTTCTACACCGGCAAGCAGAAGCTCATGGACACCGGCGGCCGCGTCGCGCGCTTCGAGGCTCGCTACGGCAAGCGCAAGAAGGCCGAAGACGCCAAGTAG